One part of the Musa acuminata AAA Group cultivar baxijiao chromosome BXJ1-5, Cavendish_Baxijiao_AAA, whole genome shotgun sequence genome encodes these proteins:
- the LOC103985248 gene encoding uncharacterized protein LOC103985248: MDYEQRAKVFQDDKSFSNSGGGISEFIVPHLLKLYGSRATARDFEIYAPNATFEDPLMCAHGVKQLKSAFYSLPKVFSESRIVEYTIQENATGPGKAEILIDNKQHYKIFGKDIDLVSLIKLKVEGGQVVHHEDWWDRKPLKNRDTTNLPLVGRLAEYTRRGSMLITHVLMGFGKDPSH; this comes from the exons ATGGATTACGAGCAGCGGGCAAAGGTATTCCAAGACGACAAATCTTTCAGCAACTCCGGAGGAGGCATCTCCGAATTCATCGTCCCCCACCTCCTCAAATT ATATGGATCGCGTGCCACGGCACGAGACTTTGAAATCTACGCTCCCAATGCAACCTTTGAGGATCCTCTCATGTGCGCTCACGG AGTGAAGCAGCTCAAATCCGCGTTTTATTCACTCCCCAAG GTTTTCAGTGAATCTAGGATTGTTGAATATACAATACAAGAAAATGCAACTGGACCAGGAAAAGCTGAG ATTTTGATTGATAACAAGCAACATTACAAAATTTTCGGAAAAGATATCGATCTAGTATCACTTATTAAGCTGAAAGTTGAAGGGGGGCAAGTTGTCCATCATGAAGACTG GTGGGATAGGAAGCCTCTAAAGAACAGGGACACAACCAATCTCCCTTTGGTAGGACGGCTTGCAGAATATACACGCAGGGGCTCAATGCTAATTACACATGTCCTCATGGGTTTTGGCAAAGATCCAAGCCATTGA